atggcagccatgggcgccatgggagCGCGGCAAAAAGCCTCCCTCGCACGAAAAAACCTTCACCTGTCCTCCCGCGGCCGCCTCCCGCAACCATGTAGCTTCTGGCACCGCGGCCGGCCGGCCTGCAGGAGCACGGCGCCGGCACAGCAATTGTTTCTTGGCCTGGGGAGGCGAGTGACAGGTTATGGATTACGGCCGATGACTGGCCAGACCGGATCCACGTAGGGTAACAGTGTCCCTCTGCGCGGCATCATCTTCTCCACGGAGGAGCGGGGAATGTGGCATGAGGAGAAGGAATGGTTGAGGGCAGGACGGAAAACCCCCAGCAGCAGCACCAAGGATAGCAGCGTTAGTGTTGGCTCCAGTGACtgggcaggcagcagggagattacattatctctctgctgcctgactctgggacacagcaagagacaaccaaaccaccttagcaggcaagtggcaatccgcaaggtgtggcaggtgacgtggcaagtggcaatccggaaggtgtggcaggtgacgtggcaggtgaagtggcaatccacaaggtgtggcaggtgacgtggcaagtggcaatccacaaggtgtggcaggtgacgtggcaatccgcaaggtgtggcaggtgatgtggcaagtggcaatctgcatctggtggcaggcaagtgacaatccgcaacgtgtagcaggtaatgtggcaagtgacaaactcaggtatcccactgattctgcattatggtgagttgaactatttcattttatattacaatgtaattatagaaaaaatgtgcttcaatcatcctgacactggtgccgggatgattgaagcgcaaacaccagccgtttccccgataaattgcccacaaagaaaacggattttctggcagtgcccctcccgagactagactctggatccgcccctgctctgtGCCCTGCTATAGCCTGTCATCAACCCTGGGGAAATGGCACAATGGGTGTAAGGGAAGTCCTCTAGTCAACTTGGCttcaaccaggtacatgacatgAGTGCACTTGACCAAAAATAAATTGAAGTGAGGGGGGTGCAGCGGGCCTGGAGGAGTGGCCAGGACATTTGGAGTTGGTTcaccattttattttttgtaaaaagatgaacttaccctttaaagttaGTGGGGGTGGGACAAAATGCTTTGGCCATAGACCTCTCTGTCCAGAGATTAAGGGTGGCATTTACCATATATTGCTTACACTGTGCCCTGAACCCTACAGGTAATGCTCATGTGGTGTTCACATGTGCTTGGCTGTGTTGCTGAGTGCTGTTTAAAGCATCTGAGTAAGAAGATGCTCTATTCACAGGTTGGGGGTCAGCTTCCAAAAATGACTATGTGTACAAACCCTTGCAGTGAGTTTAGACTGTAGTTCCACTGCTACTTGGTTTTTATTATGTACTACTACAAGCCTATTCTAGTTGTTTTCAAATGAAAGTTTTTGGTTGGAAGGCTTCCCTGCTATGCTCACTAGATCAGTCCCAATATTGTAAAAACTGAAAGCATGCATCTTGGTATCACTGCAGATGTGCAGTACACTTAGCCATTGTATTACTGCACAGCAGCTTTTTACTCCTTGGAAGAACAGTACGATGGATGGTTCAGATTTCACTTCTATCCCTGTGTAGACATTAGAAAAAAAGCAATTAACTTGTTACATAAGCATGCGAAGATACCCCCTTAGTGCTGCCATGGTTGCAAGGAAGGCTTGTGTAACACTCAAACATATTCGTTCAAAAAAGTTGAGTTTTCTTCAAAAGTAAATCAATAATATGAATATATCTTACCCTATCAGAAATAAACTGAATTCTATGGAAGAAGTCAATTAAACATCTccaggaaggtttaccccccttggTCTATCAAATGTCCCCTATCTCCAAGCCATCTGTTTCCTTGTGTTCCCTATGATGTACATAATGACATTGTCAGGAAACCTTCTAGTGATCATTATGGTGAGGATCAACCCAAAGCTACAGACCCCCATGTACTTCTTTTTTAATAACCTTTAATTATTGATATCTGTGTCTCATCTGCCATCATTCCCAAAATTCTCATAAACACTCTGGCCATGGACCGAAGTATCTCTTTGTTGGGATGCACAGTATAGAAGTATTTCTATTTGGCTCTAGGATCAGCATAGTGTCTCATACCAGCCGTCATGGCGTATGACAGGTTTGCTGCTGTAGACCATTACATTACAACACCGTCATGAACAAAACCTTGTTTGCCAGTTTAGCTGTAGGGTCGTGGAGTATGGGATTTGTGAACTCTACCATCCATGTTGTCCTTACTTTCCAACTGCCTTTCTGCAAGTCCATTTGCATCAATCACTGTGAGATGCCACTTTTCTCTCACCTTTGCTGTCGAGACACACAGCTTAATGAAATAGTCACATATATTACTACAGGTATTATCGCTATGTGTTCCTACTTGTTGACACAAATTTTATACATCCAGGGAATCTCCACCATCTTGAAGATCTGTTTTTCCCATGGAAGATATAAAGCTTACTCCACATGTGCTTCTCACCTGACTGTTGTGGCTCTCTACTACGGGACCATCATGATTGTGTATCTGAGACCCCACTCTGCTTATGCTGCAGAAATAGTGTGTGTCCATTCTTTATACTGTAATGCCGAAGTTGAACCCTATTATCTACAGTATAAGAAACAAAGAAGTCAAAAACactattaaaacaaaacaaacacaaaataaaaattacTAATGGAAAATGCCAATTAGTAATGTaacataaaatgtatacatttcttTGTGTACAAGCTAGAGACTACAAATGATTCCCTGTGAATATTGGTATCGATATTGAAGAGCCTTTTACATCTTTTGGTCAAGAGAGATTGTATTACAAATAGAAATCCAACAGAAAACTTGTCTAAATGTGCAGTATATAGTGTAGTTCTGCCAATGCTTACCTTACTGCCAGCACTTAAGAGTTTTCATTTGTCTTTTCTGAAAGCACAAGTGACTTCAATTTAAGTGTACATTTGTtaaatgtctgtgaaggttctcattatTCCAGGTCATTGTAGTAGTTAGTTAGGAACATTCTTTAAAGGTCTGTGAGGTATACAATTTGGAAAGAAAAGACCACTGGTTCACAAGAGCTGTAAAAGAGGCCATCTATATAAAACTGGAACAACCATCCCTAAACAGGGGTTGTGGGACCTTCAGAACCATTGCCACCCACATATACTGTCATTTTGGTGCCTCTACCATGGAGATTTTTACAACAATTCATACCTTTTGCCATATAACTCAAATAATTTCCACCTTTCCCAGACTTCCTGGCTTAGTGGAGGTTGGACTATGTAATAAGTGGAGCATGGTTGCACAAACATACACACCTTCCATCTTGTTTTTGAACAATCAACATCTGCTTTTGCATATTCCATGATGGTTATATTAAGTGGATGAGTTATTTGTATGACTATAAATGCTAGGGTTATTGAAATTCATTAGAAATAAGAAAGCTATTTGGATTAGAAAAACATCTTGACCttttccagtgataccagaccagatccccAGATGAAAATCTCTTAGTCAGCTCCAGCAACATTCAGCAGAGTAGGCTCCCACCCagcctagctgggaccttgatgaacagCAGACACTTGGAAAGCCTGCCTGGGAGGGCAGCAGCCTCCCAGGCTGGGATATCCTCTAGGACAAAAACCTTTCTGCTCTCAGAGTGTTTATGCTCCTGCTCAGCCACCATCTGGGTACCTCTCCCCAGGAATTGGACAGGGCTGCATAAACAATCAGGTAACGTCACATATCCAGCTCAGGTATAGTGGCGTTGATGCACTCCAggggccctccccttccccctcagcCTCTTAGAGCGCGGGGGCTTGGGCGGGCCTTCCCCAAAGGGCATCACGGCACGTTACCCAACATGTGGTTGATACAGCAGTGCTCGCTCTAGGAAGGGTAATTTATTTGCACCATTGCCTGAGCGGTGGATACCGCTCAGGTGTGGCACCCTCCCTCGTTGTGGGCACCTGAGTGACGCTGGAAGGTACCCATGCCATTTCCATAAATATCATTCTGTTGAGGACTATACAGCTCTATGGGCTTTTTTTCTTCTGGGACATTCTGCACCTAAGGCTACGGCCACACTATACAGCACGAGACACTCTATTTGGTAAAAAGGATTTATTGTTTTTCACTGTTGCCCATGACTCTGATTTTTATTCCTGGTGTACATACTATATTATAGGTCTATATCTTCTCCAATATTtaattttctctttcattcatacACGCTTTCACGCATATATATTCCACATGATATGCCTTATTTTTTCAATGTGCTATGATTCAGCTTAATCATGGCAAATATGTTCTTATTTAATCAATAAATGTATGTAATCATGGAATACAATGTTATTTTACCATAATTGTTGATGAGGCTTTTTGAACAATAAATTCCGCTCTCAACATTACTGTTTATTATTGTCACAATCCCTAGTATGTCTATACATGAATTATTGACGTGTTTATGCATTTACCTACTACTGACTACTTACCCCGTTTAAagtcccaagccccccccccctttttaactaTAAACTGAATAGGGATGGAGACACTTGGCTGTGTTTactttgtgcctcatttaaagtcccgaaacTTCCCCTCTTTAATAAATATTCAGGTGATGATTGACTCCCAGCCCACTATATACCTGAACCTTTCCAGACGGACAGGGGGAAGCAGTCAACCCTGCAGCCAGTGAAAAACAGAACAGGCCAAAACAATCACATGCAGCTCAACTGATTACAGTGACCCAGTAACAAAATCtacctaacctagcacctatctGGGAGGGTGCTACATTGAGTTGCTGTTTAGGATGAAAGTAAGGGCAGTTGTTATTCCAGCTGCCGCAATCCTCACCCCTTACATTTTACACTATTGCTCTGCAGCCATCATTCTTGATTTATCAGGCAATAAGCCTTGGTCCCAATATGAGTAGGAGGTCCTTTGACCTGTAGAGTCACCTGACCTCACCAAGTACTGCGGAAGCAGATCCCTGTAGTGAAAccatcttctttctttctcttcatcCACCCATAGAGGCTAACTGCCAGCATAGTAAACCTCTGCATCATGCCTACTGAGCATTTTCATGGAAATCAAGCATCGTGAAAAATGGGAGTTTATTTACAAAAAGCAAATGGGCTGTTTACTTTGGAAGAGAAGCGGCGCTTTGCAAGGACATTTTAACAAGAGCTGAGTGAATGTGATGAAATgtcactttgcaaaggataccaAATCATGTGtaagaaaaattaacaataaaacaatattTGTGATTGGATGACAGAAATCAACAGAACTTCACTTCAACCACCAAGCcctggagaaaattcccttgcaaattacAACTTCCCTTTCGAAATGAACAGTCtacttgcttttagtaaatcaatcgcaTGATCTCTAGGTCATctaaggcagcctttttcaaccagggtgccttcaggtgtcttcaggggggccttggcaaaatgcctagaaattgcccaaaaattgtatacaatccACCAGGTGGATCAAGCCTATATATTAGTTAcctaaagccacaggttttcattgtgtacCATTACAACCGTCTAGCCTAACAAgcaatgacatcatcggttgataaGAAGAACGTTGGGCACCCACACAACATCCTTGTTTGtcccttctcttcccctctccatcAACACTGGGGATTAGCTGAGTGAAGtaaaagagaaacattggaatactaatcagtgccagtgtgcaaaggtgtgtttgctttggaagaactgAAGTTCTGTGCAGGCAACTGGATGTGCCCAACATTGCTGCAATGTTTCAGATTGGTAGCAGGTATCTCATGTTATAATCTGATTGTGCAGTCTTCTTTTGGTTTACCAGCAACTACATTGTACAAGGACTGACCTGCCTGGAtataaattgaatggattgttttggTATATAGTTGTTGGTAAATTTTAAAGAAGATTATACCAGGATTCTACAATCATATTGTAAAATGTGGAGCATGCTTTaaagatttctaaaaaaaaaagtaaaaaataataatgatgatgactaGACTGTAATAACAGTTAAAACCAAAAAAGGACAGACAAAACATAAGTTAACTTGATATGCAACATTCTTCTAAGAAAATAAATCAGACAAATATTCACAAAGGACCAGAGGCCTTTCTACTGGGAGATACTAAAACTAAATAAAACTGTATTCAACCTCAGTGGGACCAAAATGTGCTTCTTACATCATATATAAGAAGACAACTTCAATACACGTAATTTAAAGAAAAGCACTTGGTCTTCACCCATTGAGCATAACAACATTTACTAAGTGCTGAAGAATGTTCTGAAAGTCAATGAATAAAATTTGAAAAAGAAGCAATATAttcaaacattttttacctttttatttggaAATTAAGTCAAACTGATATGACATTGTCTTTTCCTTTGGTCTATAAAAGCACTACTACCCAGAAAGGTAAGGCACAGAACTATAGGATCCAAATATATGCATTATATAGCAACATAAATTGTGTTTTATATAACATTATTTACCCACCTGCCATTGAAAGTCACACATCCCCTTCTGCAATAGAAGGATAgtcttaaaggggttctaaaggcaaaagtttttgttATCTTATTGCATTCAGTGCATGCTTCTGTACACTGGCCGAATGTCAGACTTAATCCAGCGGATACCAGCCGATATTCAGCCTTTGCtaacattaaagtgtatctaaaaccattttttggatagagtagggaaggatcaGAACCTTTTTCAGAATGTTATTGCTGTTCGCCTCCTAGCTTGAGATATTCATATGGTGGCGCACCCATTCTGCCAGCTGTAACAGCCTTCATTTTTCTGGGAACGCTATCCACAAGACTGGAGTGTGTCTGGGGGAATTTCTACCCGTTTAGCTAAAATATCATTAgtgaggttaggtactgatgttggcAAAGAAGACCTGACTGGCAATTTCCATTCCAATGGATCCCAAAGTTGTTCATTAGGATTGAAGTCATGACTCTGTATAGGCCTTTCAATTACTTGTGCCTGTATTCATTCATTTGAAAGGTCTGTTTTGGTGGAAACTGCACCAAACTTGCCAAaagtgtgattttatttttttaaagcgtaATTCTGCGGAAAGTACAGTATAACTCCTCCATTGCCTCCATTTGAGACTGCTCccacactgcaaggattaaatgcttgtttacatccagGGGACTGAAAAAAGTAGTTTTAATTACCTGATCTTCTCTTCCCGCAGGTTCCTTTGTTTTGCACCGTTTTCTGCAGCCTCCTCTCCCCTATCCTCCGGCAGTTGGATGCTCCATACATCGTCAAGACTGATGAAGAGACCATTGGATGCATTGGACGTGACACAGAGGAACAGTCCACCCCTGGAGCATAGGGGAGCGTCGTCTGCTGGGTGaacagaggattgggtaagtaataCTGATTTTcctgtcccctagacctaaacaaacaATAACCCTTGCAACCCCACTGTAAGGGATACAATTTTACTTTTGTTTGGCTTTAAATTACAACACTAAATCGAGGAGATGTGAATGTAGCCTcaagttttattatttttactattttctGAAAAACTGATAAAATAGATAAGTGCAGTGCTATAAACATTGTCTACATTTATTAAGGCCAGCCAtcgatggtttgaatctcggctggttcaccAGGAGCCGGCCGATATTTGAACCAAGTGTGGACAGGCTGaaagtaccaagttgattgatcaatcaacttgggtacatccagCCTGCCGGAATagcttgcgattatcgctagcgactgctatagctgctagcaataatcactgttttctcctggcagggacggcttcccctgcccccAGCTGGGAGCACACAATTGCTGAAGGGGTTCCCCTGTTGTCAGAACTGTCTGTGTTGATTGGGGAGTCATGCTAATTTTtttccatggttgcaggaaagaaatgcgcACCATCTATAGCCTGCCTAATAGTCTTTTTAATGTATTCTACACATTTTGCATTTTGAAAATCTAAATAGCAATAACTAAACCCGAACTCCAGGTTGAGCAAAAAGCTTCTATTTGGGATTGCAATCTTTAAAATGGTTGTTCGGGTCAGTATATGAAGACACTAACTCTCACCACAGACCCAGCCTGAACAATCACATGCAGTTTTAGTGCAATAACTCTTACCATGCCAATGTATACATACACTGTATGGCAAAAAAACCTGTTACTCCCCGCACAAAGTCAACTCTATAAAGACTTAATTTAACCAGTTTGGTGTGAAAGAACTCATGTAGCCTACACAAAGTCCTGACCGCAACCATCATTTAGGTTGAATTGGAAAGCCAATTGAGAGACAGGCCTTCTTGTTTAACATCagtaactgacctcacaaatggtcttTTGCATGAgttggcacaaattcccacagacaaacTCTTGTTTTGTCTGTTACAGATAAAGGGACCAACTCCCTATTATTACCCAAGATGTAAGATGTCCAACAAGATCATATAGGTGTAATGGTCACTAACTTTCAGCCATATAGAAACTCTTAGGGACGATAGTATTAATATCTTCTCTCAATGTCTTCCTTTTGCAGAAGTTTTAACTCTTCTCaagtctatccaaagctaaaaaaagtttttgcttaaCAGCCACGGGATAAGAATAATGCCAGGATAGAAATTATAGCCACTCAGCAGACATCCTGTGTTCCCTGAACCAGTTGgatcttttttgttgttgttttggatagagtagagaagattTTAAATTTCTCTTGGGCTTTTATTAATGCCTGTGGACCCGTTAGAGagaatttccctcacttcctgttcctgtgtcgGTTGTACAAAATATACAGGTTGTGGTTGTCACTGAACAGGAGGGCATGTACTGTAATAAAAACACTGTCCAAAGTTCTAATACTTCCTCAcactaataaaatgtttttttgtttgtgtcaCTTGCAATTTTTCAGACATGACCTGAATGTTATGAAAGTAATGAACCAAACATCTCCAGGAAGGTTCATCCTCCTCGGCCTATCTAATGTCCCCTTTCTCCAGTCTATCTTCTTCCTCCTGTTTCTAATGATGTACATAATGACATTGTCAGGAAACCTTTTGCTGATCATTGTGGTAAGGATCAACCCAAAACTACAAACCCCCATGTATTTTTTCTTGACTAACCTCTCCATTCTTGACATCGGCTTCTCCTCCAACATTGTTCCAAAAATTCTCATGAACACTTTGCTCATGGATAGAAGTATCTCCATGCTGGAATGTGCTGTACAGATGTACTTCCATTTGGCTTTAGGTTCAACGGAGTGTATCATTCTAGCTGTCATGGCTTATGACAGGTTTGCTGCCATCTGTAGACCATTAAACTACAACACCATTATGAGCAAGAAGATTTGTGCCAGTTTAGCTGTAGGGTCATGGTGTATGTCCTTCATGAACTCTGCCATCCATGTCACCTTCACATTCCATCTCGCGTATTGCAAGAGTCCTTACATCCACCACTTCTTCTGTGAGATACCGCTTTTCCTTCGAAAGTCATGTCAAGACACTAGGCTCAACGAGATAGGCATGTATGTTGGGGCAAGCATCATTGTTATGTGCTCTTTCATTTTGACTCTAACCTCATATGTCCACATCATCTACACCATCTTGAAGATCCGTTCCTCACATGGAAGACAAAAAGCTTTCTCAACATGTGCTTCTCACTTGACCGTGGTGATTCTCTACTATGGGACCATCATGTTTGTGTACCTGCGACCCCTCTCTACTTACTCTCCTGAAACAGACAAAACTGTGTCTATTATTTATACCACTGTGACGCCAATGCTGAACCCCATTGTCTATAGCATTAGGAATGAGAAAGTCAAAAAcaccattaaaagaaaaaaaaaccacgAGACAACACGCTCTAATGGAAAACACTAGTTTGTGAAAACAAATGGTTTAATTTTCCTTAGCTTTACTGACTGCGGGTGGCACAGGCAGGCTGGCCAAAGTACCTGTATGTGGCTGGCTTGCTTCTGGGTTTGGGGCACACATGCGCGCCAACACCTGccgacccgtgctgtgattggacacagcacgagtttggcagctgatttcagccgaTGATTTGGGCTAAAATCAGCttgattggctgtggccaatcacaaacaGAGTTCTGTGCTtacaaaaacagggaaaaaaagtaGCCATATAgtacagtaaaagcagcacactttaaacattattaggtacacagttaacccttttattaccactagatgttaaccccttcctagccattgtcattagtacagttatgcctcgtttccaccaagcggatcggttcggttcggtacggtacgctattttgggtgtttccattatgaaagtggctcatacaaccgaaccgaaccgttccattcagggtcctgcttcagatgtggggccatagaaaatggaacggttcggttagggcggagctacgatactttacactgattggtggacgtgtgacgccatgacggcattttttctaaacccacataTGGCccgtcggtccgacttgcagtggaaacgctcgcctgaataggccggaccattctaggccgtcCAAACCGATCCGacctgaaccgatccgctcagtggaaacgaggaattagtgaccctcccagccagtgtctgctAGCGCCAGATTTCCctccaccctatcacagtcacactttaagtaactgatcaccaccattacagtaaAGCATCCAGTGGTGGCTggggctcaaaatttttggggggcgcaaagaaactgaaaaaccccatcaattgcagcctcactgtgccatcaatcgcagccactgtgcccatcaattgctgccactgtgccatcaaacgcagccactgtgccatcaaatgcagccactgtgcccatcaaacacagccactgtgcccatcaattgccgccactgtgccgtcaaacgcagccactgtgccatcaaacgcagccactgtgcccatcaattgccgccactgtgccatcaaacgcagccactgtgcccattaattgccgccactgaacccatcaatttctgccactctgcccatcaattgctcccactgtgccccatcaaatacagcaactgtgccatatcaaatgctgccagtgtgccccccaccggCCCACcctctgcacttacctgtctcgatgggacagctcctcgatgtcttctcctgtcctctccacacgtcctctgctatgattggacgcactgccactgacaGCATCCATAGCTACgtaagtttgtagatgctatacctttcacacaaaccaaataatatacacttgttgggattttgtttaccaaagacatgtagcagaatacattttggcctaaatttatgaatttatTGAAATTTATGAATttgtattggatatattttataacagaaattataaaatattgttttttttttttaattcggtcttgttttctttatatcgcaaaaaatacagAAACccattgtgtgaaaaaatgataaaaaattcatttgggtacagtgttgcatagagtgctgaatagcaaaaaatgccctggtcacgaaggaggtcaagtggttaagggatacataaatacatatatatatataaagagagaggggggatgtaGAATATCTATATCAAGAAATACACGCAATATACAATATGTGTATGTTTAAAGGAAAACTCTTTTGGGCTAAGTGCACAGATTGCCATTGCAGCCACCTTCTAAAAAATGCTAGTTACTTGGCTGTCATGAGGATTTTTTGATTTCCTTAAATTCTGGGTTTATTGAACTAATATGAAATGAATGAAGCCAGAACCCAGGTATGCATACTAGTGGCGGATTTGTGATTTGGTTAAAAATATTAAAGCCACAGGATTTTCCTAAAGTCACGTCCAAAAAATTCAGAAGTACCTGTAAAGTCTTGTATATTATACACTGTATAAAGCCAATGAAAGAGTTGATGACCCTTGGTCActagatgttaaccacttgcttaccgggcactttcacccccttcctgcccagaccaattttcagctttcagcgctctcacactttgaatgacaattgctcggtcatgcaacactgtacccaactgaaatttttataattttcttcccacaaatagagctttcatttgctggtatttaatcactgctgggttttttatttttggttaaaaaaatgaaaaaagaccgaaaaatttgaaaaaaaaaacaaaacagttttatattttgttataacattttgcaaacaggtaatttttctccttcattgatgtgcgctgaagaggctgcactgatgggcactgataggctgcactgatgggcactgataaggcagcactgattgacactgataggtggcactggtgggcactgatgaggtggcactggtgggcactgataggtggcactggtgagcactgggaggtggcactgataggtggcactgatgggtactgatgaatggcagtgatgggcactgatgggcactggtaggtggcactgataggcagcactgctaggtggcactgatgggcagtgattagcaccactgg
This Aquarana catesbeiana isolate 2022-GZ linkage group LG13, ASM4218655v1, whole genome shotgun sequence DNA region includes the following protein-coding sequences:
- the LOC141116628 gene encoding olfactory receptor-like protein OLF1: MLHTSHDLNVMKVMNQTSPGRFILLGLSNVPFLQSIFFLLFLMMYIMTLSGNLLLIIVVRINPKLQTPMYFFLTNLSILDIGFSSNIVPKILMNTLLMDRSISMLECAVQMYFHLALGSTECIILAVMAYDRFAAICRPLNYNTIMSKKICASLAVGSWCMSFMNSAIHVTFTFHLAYCKSPYIHHFFCEIPLFLRKSCQDTRLNEIGMYVGASIIVMCSFILTLTSYVHIIYTILKIRSSHGRQKAFSTCASHLTVVILYYGTIMFVYLRPLSTYSPETDKTVSIIYTTVTPMLNPIVYSIRNEKVKNTIKRKKNHETTRSNGKH